One genomic window of Solanum dulcamara chromosome 10, daSolDulc1.2, whole genome shotgun sequence includes the following:
- the LOC129869892 gene encoding LRR receptor-like serine/threonine-protein kinase ERECTA: protein MWKGPWYVLELRVLDLSKNNLTGIIPSVGNARKLMTFDLSDNRINGNIPKEIVLFNLSSLHTASLAISSLSGPILLDEKNAFSNLKMMLRYLSVGANPLNGVLPGAIGNLSSVIEIFDIAYAHINGLIPTGIGNLTSLTTLYLESNNLRGSIPSEVGKLKQLQGLNLSNNNLDGHIPQEVCQLSNLVVLALDNNELSGMIP from the exons ATGTGGAAAGGGCCATGGTATGTACTCGAACTCAGAGTCTTGGATCTCTCAAAGAATAATCTCACAGGTATAATCCCTTCTGTTGGAAACGCCAGAAAATTGATGACATTTGATTTGTCTGATAATAGAATCAACGGCAACATTCCAAAGGAGATAG TATTGTTTAATCTCTCATCGCTACATACTGCATCTCTGGCAATAAGTAGCCTTTCTGGTCCTATCTTGCTTGATGAAAAGAATGCTTTTTCAAATCTCAAGAT GATGCTCCGATATCTATCTGTGGGTGCTAATCCGTTGAATGGCGTTCTACCTGGTGCTATTGGGAATCTTTCATCTGTTATCGAAATATTTGATATAGCATATGCACACATCAATGGCCTCATACCCACAGGTATAGGTAATTTGACCTCtctaacgaccctatatttGGAAAGCAACAACTTGAGGGGAAGTATTCCTTCCGAGGTCGGCAAACTTAAACAACTTCAAGGTCTAAATCTATCTAATAACAATTTAGATGGGCATATTCCACAAGAAGTATGCCAGTTATCTAATTTGGTTGTGTTAGCTCTGGATAACAACGAGCTCTCTGGAATGATTCCATAG
- the LOC129870338 gene encoding uncharacterized protein LOC129870338: MGAHSSMKPKTALEGVHGVQVVPHSPFALEEIKQHGDLHKRSHASFPVETRQHLIVQRVWQQRPGCLRPIRCSCHGDRTVAETIANVITSLPFIALGLQAPRKNLHCKLYANSLVGVGIVSSLYHASRGKIRRYMRWADYSMIATATVCLSRALRNENPKLLMAASAVLLPIQPLMVSAVHTGMMEVAFAKRAIQDPDLRMTHNVHKMSSLLGGALFIADDVFPETPFLHAGWHLAAAVGVSTCNKLLE; this comes from the exons ATGGGTGCCCATAGTTCAATGAAGCCTAAGACAGCCTTGGAGGGTGTGCATGGAGTGCAAGTGGTGCCTCATTCACCATTTGCATTGGAAGAGATAAAACAACATGGGGACTTACATAAACGGAGCCATGCAAGTTTTCCTGTTGAAACAAGACAACACCTAATAGTGCA GAGAGTTTGGCAGCAAAGGCCTGGTTGCCTCAGGCCCATCCGTTGTAGTTGCCATG GTGATAGAACTGTTGCTGAAACTATTGCGAATGTGATCACTTCTCTTCCTTTTATTGCTCTTGGACTTCAGGCTCCGAG GAAAAATCTTCATTGCAAACTTTATGCCAATTCATTGGTTGGAGTTGGAATTGTCTCCAGTTTGTACCATGCTTCGAGAGGCAAAATAAGACGCTATATGAGGTGGGCTGACTACTCAATGATAGCAACAGCAACAGTG TGTCTATCAAGGGCACTTAGAAATGAGAATCCAAAATTGCTGATGGCAGCATCTGCAGTCCTCCTGCCAATCCAACCTCTGATGGTTTCTGCTGTACACACTGGAATGATGGAG GTTGCATTTGCCAAAAGAGCAATTCAAGATCCGGATCTTAGGATGACCCACAATGTGCACAAAATGTCATCATTGCTAGGTGGTGCTCTTTTCATAGCTGatgatgtctttcctgaaacACCTTTCTTACATGCTGGTTGGCATCTTGCTGCTGCTGTTGGGGTGAGCACTTGCAATAAGCTTCTTGAGTAG
- the LOC129869894 gene encoding uncharacterized protein LOC129869894: MTSPKIQKEIVSACKIESVKVILDELNGDYFALLVDESFDVSRKEQMAIVFRYIDRKGFVMERLIDIVHVQDTSAPSLKEAIVNLLAQHSLSPSSVRGQCYDGASNMQEIIKEALDMGELSTGRGLNQQLDLSRSCDTRWGSHYKSFNNFIIMFGFILDVLESLALDARNLDERAKAMGHLEACRTYEVAFMLHLMRDVLGITNELNKCLQKKEQDIANAMLLVEVAKRRLQVLRDDEWDFLIAKVSTFCIQHDVLIPNFDEPYISSLRSRRKLANYTISHHYRVEVFCNIIDWQLQELNNRFDEVTTDLLHGIACLNPINSFSSFDIKKVMRMAELYPDDFDESNMNALRNQLASYIVDVRDVDERFSDINGLCDLSKRLVQTKKHFTYPLVFRLVKLALLLPVATASVERAFSAMKFIKNDLRSKMSDDFFSGCLVPYLKKDVFDSISNDAIIKTFQDMKPRRIQL; this comes from the exons ATGACTTCTCCAAAGATTCAAAAAGAAATTGTGAGTGCATGTAAAATAGAGTCCGTTAAAGTTATTCTTGATGAATTAAATGGTGATTACTTTGCCTTGCTCGTTGATGAATCCTTTGATGTGTCACGCAAGGAGCAAATGGCTATTGTATTTCGATATATTGATAGAAAGGGATTTGTGATGGAGCGACTTATTGACATTGTTCATGTTCAAGATACTAGTGCTCCATCTCTAAAGGAGGCAATTGTTAATTTACTTGCTCAACATTCTTTGAGTCCATCAAGTGTGCGTGGACAATGTTATGATGGGGCAAGCAATATGCAAG aaataattaaagagGCATTAGATATGGGTGAACTTTCAACCGGTAGGGGCTTGAATCAACAACTTGATCTTTCAAGATCTTGTGACACTCGTTGGGGATCTCATTATAAatcctttaataattttattattatgtttggcTTTATTCTTGATGTTCTTGAATCACTTGCTCTTGATGCACGAAATTTGGATGAAAGAGCTAAGGCAATGGGACATCTCGAAGCTTGTCGAACATATGAGGTTGCTTTCATGTTGCATTTGATGAGAGATGTTTTAGGAATTACAAATGAGCTTAATAAATGCTTACAAAAAAAGGAGCAAGATATTGCAAATGCCATGCTACTTGTTGAAGTAGCAAAGAGAAGGTTGCAAGTTTTAAGGGATGATGAATGGGACTTTCTTATTGCTAAGGTATCTACATTTTGTATCCAACATGATGTTTTGATACCTAACTTTGATGAGCCATATATTAGCTCTTTAAGATCACGACGAAAGCTTGCTAACTATACAATCTCACATCATTATCGTGTTGAAGTGTTTTGCAATATTATTGATTggcaacttcaagaacttaataATCGTTTTGATGAGGTGACTACCGATTTGCTCCATGGAATTGCTTGCTTGAATCcaattaactcattttcaagttttgatatcAAAAAAGTAATGAGAATGGCGGAATTATATCCAGATGACTTTGATGAATCTAATATGAATGCTCTTAGGAATCAACTTGCAAGTTATATTGTTGATGTTCGTGATGTTGATGAAAGGTTCTCCGATATAAATGGGCTTTGTGATCTTTCCAAAAGATTAGTTCAGACAAAGAAACATTTTACTTATCCTTTGGTATTCCGTTTAGTGAAACTTGCTCTACTTCTACCAGTTGCCACTGCCTCCGTTGAAAGAGCTTTTTCGGCAATGAAGTTTATTAAGAATGACTTGCGGAGCAAAATGAGTGATGATTTTTTTAGTGGTTGTTTGGTGCCTTATTTAAAAAAAGATGTATTTGATAGTATTTCTAATGATGCTATTATTAAGACATTTCAAGATATGAAACCTCGTAGAATACAATTGTAA